In Malassezia vespertilionis chromosome 4, complete sequence, the DNA window cttgcgcacaaTGCATCGGATACACCACGGCGTGCGACGCGATCGCGAAAACTCTCGAGCCAGCTGCGATCGCCGTCGCCACTCTTGCCACTGACCAAAACCCCGCGGATGCACACGCAACATCCCAGCGCGGTTTTGCAGACGCCTAAGCCGGCGACGAAGGTCGCGCGTGGGGCTCAGGAATTGCTGTGCACTTTTTCCGCCATGCCCAGCTCATCGCACCATGACACGCAAGAAAGTGCGCAGAAACAGGCGCACACAGGGCCAATGGTCTTGCCCGTGACACCCTTGCCAGTGCCTCTCTTTTCCCCTGCGGACTCCCACGAGGAAGAGACGGGGCCCGGGAAGCGCCACCGCCGTCCAAGCTCCATGTACCGCCCTCCGGAAGCGCTCACTTCAGAAACAAAGAAGaccgtcgcggcgctctctGCAGCCACACCGCGCCCCAAACAAACGGTGCGGACAAGCCCCAAGAGCCTCTCCACGGGATTGGAAGAAGACGTCGATACAAACGCGCCTGCTACCTTTACGCGGCATGGCGAACGAATCGTACCGCCGAAAAGACgagacgccgcgcacaagtCGGGCATTCTTTCCCCAAAGCCTGTGCGTACCGCCGTCGGTTTTTTGCGAGCCCCGCCGCTTCCCATTCCAgtggaagaggaagaggaggaagaggaggaagatgACTTTGTCGatgtcgtgcagcgcagtgcgaACCTCGCACAACAAGCATGGTCGATCGCCATGCTTGGCAAGACACAGAAGCCTTCCGGGCGCGTAAACCGCGTCGTGTTTGCCTCTGAGCATGTCGTTGAGCACGCATGGCCACCCAGTGCTGTGTCGGTCGAGTCAGACGGCGAAGAGGACGATTTTCACCGGACAATGCTCCACGATGCGGAGCTGGATTTGCTCGCACGCGGCGATACGACACTGGAGAACGACACATCGGACGGTGCGAATACGGACGGGAATGTGCCAACGCCTGCATCATGCGGCAAGGAACGCTCACCATCGCTGAGCGAGCGCccgccgagcgctgcgccgtgcagcgagCCGTGCGAGGGATCTGGCGACGCTGTCTTCCAGCACGCACTCCCTGTCCCGAGCCCTTGCACGGTCGATGCCACGCACGCAGGCTCGCTTACCCTGTCCCTCCCATACGACTTTTTCCACGCAGGCCCGCCCGCGTCATACCCTGAAACCAGACGTGAAAGCTCCGTCGCGGAGCTTGATGTTGAAACGCCCCTTACTCCCACACACACTGTCACCGCTGCAGAGATGGCggaaggcgcgccgccaagcgaGACACTGATTTCTCTGCTCTCGCCATCGCTGCCTTCTGATGCCATCCGCCAAGAGTCGCCCATGACGCCAGCAGCGACGACACCCACTCACGATCTCGGCTCCGACTACGTGATTGTCGATGAGGACGGCGCAAGCCCGAACTTTGCACCTGCGACGCCCGAGTTCTTTGCGCCGGAATCGGTGAGCGATCCAAATACAGAGACGAGTGCCGAAGAGTCCCACGGCAACTCGCCAAATGCATGGgtcgaggaggaggacCGTATACCGAGTGCGGCACTTTCCCTCCATCTCGGCATGAAATTTGCTTCGCGCGTCGAGATCGAGGAAGTCGATCCCTTTTTCAGTGCGCCAGAGACGATCATGGGACTTACTGAACTCGATCGCGCTTggggctcggcgctgggGAGTGAGACGACCAGCAAAGACACCCAGAAACGCCCAGGCGCACAAtccatgcagcgccacaCAAAACGGCCtcgcagcaagcgcgcttgcacaccGACGCAGCCCGTGGCAgaatcgcgccgcgcgccccGCTTGCGTAGCCGCGCGGCCTGAGTCGGACATGAAAACAATTTGTACTGTAGCATATCGTGCCTTTGGCAGAAAGCATCTATTTGTGTAGCCGCGGGCGCATGTGTCGTGTAGTGGTCCGATCGAAAGGCGCCTGAcgctgtgcgcagcgaacgtgtgcggtgcttgcagcgGAGATGCACTAGGTCGTGCGTCGGCAAAGCCAACGACACTATTGCAGGAATGCATGGTTCGTGCCTTTCAACCTACTCGTCACTACATTCTCTCGACGTCGTTATTCATACACTAGGGACATGGGAAGCGGAACGTACCGCATTCGGCGTGGTTTCCGCACGCAACAAGGCACGCCGTACAAACGGACGGGCATGCGGCAGGTCAGGAAGCTGCGCCGGGCGGCGGAAttccgcagcggcacacgGTGAATACGACACATCGCCCTCGAACGACGAGTCACCGGCACTGCTAAAACTCgtatcgcgcgcagcattcgGCACATCAAGCGTGTTTGGCTCTTCGGTCAGCGGTGCggcctgcgcagcgacgggCTGTTGCTGCTCTGCACGGAACAAGGTCGAGGAAAAATTGGGTCGGCTGCTGAGCACGGACAGGGCAGAAAAGTGTTCGTCGCCGTACGCAAAGCTGCGATTCCGCGAAAACTGCCTGCGGAACCCAGTCAGTTCTGCACTTCGATCGCGGACGTAGCGTGGGTCGTCCATAGGAACGTATGCGCTTGGCTCGCACACGTCCGGATACGTCTTGTAAAAGTCTGCGTAGCCTCCCTGGAGAATGTAGACGTCGGGAAAGTGGCATTTCGGGTAGTCGCATCCCATCGCCCGATCGATTTGGCGGAGTGCGAGCGCCaacgacggcgcgcgtttcCAGCTAAATTCACAGTGAAAGATGAGGACAAATTTGCGCGTATCGCCGTGGCAATCCGGCATGCCACTTTGAGTCCGCATCGGCATGGGATTCGCGGCATGCATTCCGTAGCCAGGCGTCAAAAAGTGGCGCTGAACATGCTCTACCGTGCTCATATTAATGGCGCCGGGAATGTGCCCGCCTTGGTGCTCGTACGGGAAGCGACAGTCGACCACCTGGTATCCTCTGACACGGTCCTCAAAACCGCCCTGAAGCAGCGTCCGCAGGGTGGTGGGCGAAATGCGCATCAGCCCATCGCTCTTTACAGGGAAGCACGGGAGTGCTTTTTTGTCCATCTCAAACGTGCCAAACCCAGGGAGCACCGGAGACAgcgagcgcgccggcaaAGGCGCACTTGGCATCACGTTTTCCTTGTTGTTTGGCAAAGACGTttgtgtgcgccgcagcgcaaaaccaggcgtgcgacgccgcgcagacgcacgcACCGGCGATCCACGCTGCGGATCATGGGGTGCATCCATCATAACTCCGTCCATTTCAACAATGGGCGGGCGCGCTGGGTCCTTATACACGTCAGACCGGCACGCAATTATGGGAGAAGGTGCAAGCAACGTGGCGTtgtgcatcggcgagcacggcgagcgcggcggggAGAATGGGCGGGAAAAACACGGggtgggcggcgcgacgctggctGTGTATTGCGGCGACTGGGGATCAAAAAAATACCCGGCCATACCGCCGGGCGAGGCAGCGGGATGCGAACTTACCAAACACGCACGCTTGCTCGGCTCTGCATGCAGCAGCCAAGAGGCATCGCCGCTTACCTCTGCAGCAGGGGATAACGTCACAGTCGGCGCAATCTTCCGCGAGGAGCACAACGGCGAGATTTCGGGATGCGACCAGCAAAGCGCGGTGCTTCTGGAGCGGGTATGACGGCTGCTGGACGGACCTGCATCGCGGCTAACTCGCTCGCTGTCACCGCACCCAAACGACACGTCCTGCACCGTGCGAAACGTCGAAAGGCGCCGCTTGGCAGGCGGGCCATCTGTAGGACTAGAGTCCTGCTCACATGCGGGGTCGGCCGATGACATTGTACGGAGCAAAGACATGGATGTGTGCAGAgtagcgctgcgccgtacacaggccacgcggcgctgtgcacaaGCGATAATGTCTTGGGATGCACGCGAGCCAAGCTCTGGCGCAGCCGGCGAGCTAATCTCCATTGCATGCGGCGAGCTCTTGGCTAGGATATTCAGCATGGGTTTGTTCGCTGGCCATAGTGCAGTGTCGCAGGCACCGAATGGATCTTCGGCAAGTACCGCCAGCGTGGCCCGTCGCTCGGCCGCGCGCTCCGGACTGTCGAGCGAGCTGATAGACATGGACGAGCCAAAGGAGTGGTCCAGTTCCTGGACTGCGGCGTTATCTCGGGCGACAGGCGACAATGTGCTATGATCCCCCTCGTCGCTACTCcacgctgccgccgcgaTCTGCGGCGAAGACAGGATAGTGACCATGTTGTGGTGTTAGCAGCGCGTAAAGGACGTTCCTGTAGCAACGTCCTCTAAACAAGAAGGGAAGTTACCAAGAAACGACAGGCGTAGGAAACACAAAGGACGACAAAGAGTGACACAACAAACGCCCGCACGGCTGACGGGCTCGCTGACCTTCCTGGCTGTATAGTCCAGTCCACTTGAAATTCTACGCCCAGCACGCGTGCGAATTTGGCCTGTTGTTCGACTGCTTTTTTTGTGTgcccacgcgcgcgagggTGTGCACGTCACATGCGCGGACCAATGCGCACGCTACATCACATCCAGCCTGCATCGCCACGTGCGAGTACATGcgacaaaaaaaaaagctCCACctgcactgctgcagctACGATGAGCAGTACCTTGGCGTTGTTCTGGGGCTTGACGGCTGTAgagaaaaaggcgcggctCGAGGCTTCGGACAATCTTGTAAATGCACTCGTGGCACAGCAGGATACATCTCTGCGTGCGCCCCGGATAGAGCCCCCTGCCTTGTTGCACATCGACGCGGAGGACGAAGAAGCACAAGCCGCAGAGGAACGACTCGATCAATACACTTCCGGCGATGTAAGTTATTCCATTCGCCGTCTTGTGCGTGGCCTTGCAAGTCCGCGTGAGAATGCGCGACTTGGGTTTGCCGTTGCGCTCAGCGagcttttgcagcgcctgccTGGCATGCATGCACACGATGTGCTCATCCTTTTGCTCAAACATACCGTCGTGCGTGGGAATATGAGTGGgcaggaagcgcgcgacttgcattttgcgcgcctgttTGGTATCTATGCGCTGGTTCGCTCGGGCATCTTGTATGCGGACAATGCATCCCTCACCACGTTCCAGCGCTCCTTCCAAGTGCTGCTTGCCATTGCCGCGTACAAATCGTGGCTGAGTGAACCCAGCGGGTACGTGCTTGTACAGGCATTGGAGCCGCTGGCAAAGGATGCCATGTCGCGCCCTTCCTGGGCCGACGAGGCGATCCATTGGAGCGCGGATCGCATCTGCACCAACAAGGACCTTTCTCCAGAGAAGCTTGCCCTGTTCATCACCTTTCAGCGAATCGACCCTGGACTTGCAATGGAACCGCGGATCGTTCCACCGCTCAAATCTGAGCATTTGCTCGCTGCGTCCAACTTGCCGGTgattgcgcgtgcgctaaaggaagcagcgccgctgcaggtCGACGGCGACAAGGGAGCGCACGGGCCGGGAACGTGGACTACACACCTGCCGTTTGTATGGAATATGCTGCTGGATACCTACTTTTCCGTGCCAGATGCGAGCCCTCCAAACACAGCGCCGTTTGCCGATTTTTTTCGTATCGTCGTCGACGAGACGCTGTTTGCAAACAGCGCAAGCCCGGAGCGCAAGTCGTGGGGCTTCCAGGTTTTGCACAAGGCATTGGAACGCGCACCAGCTGACGTCCTTCCATTTCTCTTTACACCAAACCTGATGCGGACATGGATTAATCAACTTACAGAAAAGAACCGTttgctgcacagcatgGCGCAAAAGACAGTGACGTACGTGAGCGAGGCGGTGAAGCGCAATCCTACCGCAGGTCTTGCATTGGTTACAcagctgcttggcgagcatgGCCGCCAAAACTTTGACCGCGTCACACATACCAAGACGATCGAATCGATCCTTTCCTCTTTGGACGAGTCGGGCATTCGTCGTTACCTAGCGTATCTGCGTGGAGTTGCCTACGCTCCCGCGCCGGGAGACGACGAAAAGCTTGTCACTTCGCACCGGCAATGGGTATGCGATCAGATGCTGGCATTGGTGCGTAGTAACCtcgtgccgcgcatgcaAAAGTGGGTGGAGGACGTGCTTTTGTTTTTCGCAGCATTTGGCTACTTTGCAGTAGCCAAGACGCCAAAAGGGGGCTGGGACGAAATCCTTACTGCGCCGGCTGCGCCGTTCAGCAAAGAGacgcgcacgctttgccAGATGCGTCTTCAAGCGtgccttgccgagctcaaAGGTCCGAATCAAGCGGAGCAGCCATGGCTGCTCGCTGTCCAGGCCATGCACGCGAAGATGTGGAAAGACGACACGCACTTTAGTCCTACCGTCGACGATGCAGTGAAGGCGCGGATTGAAGGGGGCACCactgtgctgcgctccgTGGGAAAGGCTGCTGAGAAGACGAGTAAGGAGGACGTAAAGACGCGTATGCATGCATTCACTGCACTGCTCGCGGCAGTGATGCTTGTCACGTATGAAGACGATGCGGCGTCACCGGATCTTGTTGCGCCACTTGTCGATGCTGCAAAGAGCTTGTTCCCTGAGAAGaagagcaagcgcgaggctCGTCAAGAAGATTCTGCAGTCGAACTCCTCGTGGACATTCTCGTTGACTTGCTCGAGATCTCTTCTGCGTTCCTCCGTGCGGTAGTGAGCCGCACATTTGCAGTGTTTAGCGCTTCGATATCGGCTGCGAGTTTGGACCATTTGGTCGCTCAGCTGGGTGTGAATGCTGAGGGTGCAGGGGAGGAAATGGTGGATGAGGGGTATGAGGAGGTTGAGGAGGATGAGAATGAGGACGACGATGATGACGATGACaatgacgacgacgacaacGACGACGACAACGACAACGACAACGACGACGACAACGATTCTCACGACGACGACACCCACAATGACCAAGTCGATCCTATCCTCCGCTCCCGCATTGAAGAGGCATTCCGCGCGAGTGGCATGGTCGAAAGCGATGAAGACGATGCGTTTGATGACGACCAAATGACACAACTCGACGACAAGCTCGCAGAAATTTTTAAGCAACACAGCAACTCGCGACGCAAAGAATCCGAAGtgatccagcgcgacacCGCCTTGTTCCACAACAAAATCCTTGATCTGCTGGAAATCTATGCCAAAGAACAAAGTGCGTCGCCTCTGCTTGTGCGTTTGGCCGCACCGCTGTTTGCATTAGCAAGAGGCCATGGCGACACGACGCCACAAGTAGCTACTCGTGCAAGCCAAattttgcgctcgcgcgtgtgccgcCCCAAGGAGCAAGTCCGCGGCGACATCGACGCTCCTCACCTCTTAACCGAGCTTGAACATACGCTTGCCTTTTTGCGTACATCGCAGGACGCGCCACTCACTGAATTGGGCGGCGCCGTATGCCAGTTTTATACCAAAGTGCTCTTGAGAAATGACGATGCACAATTGCCCGAGATCGTCAAGGCGTACGATGctacgctgcgcgactttttACAGCGCAAGGCTTCGCCCGTCCGCCCCGCCTTTCTTCTGGATACGATCCGTCGCTTCAGCGTGCTCGgctgggcgctgcggcagccTCTGCTGGACGGCAGCCGATACAACTTTGCAGCACGCACCTATCGCCAAGTGCAAGACGTGAATATGCTACTcgtcgtgctgcagcagcagtgTACGGCAGAGACGCGCCACGCCAGTGTTCCAATCATTCTTGCCTTTATCGCCAAGGTACGCGACTCTATTCTTGACacgatccgcgccgctgtcgaGCCTACAGAAGAGTCGATGAACGCACAGCGTCTCAAGGAAGTGCTtcgctttgcgctgcaggcggtACGCAtcacggcgcgcatcgtcagTGGTGAGAAGGATGCTACAGGCACAATGACGTCGTGCTGGCcgcccgcggcgctgcaagacacacttgcgcagctgcaacGCTCGCCACGCTTTTCCAGCTCAACCTCGCTCCATGGCCTCTTGAAGGAAATGCTTGCCGTCGTTCAGCGCACAGGTACCAGCGAAGCGTTGCAAAAAAACAAGaaacgcgcgccggcaACAGACGCTGCCCCGCACGACGACCGACCCAAagccgccaagcgcgccaagccgCAGGGACCGTAGCCGTATCTTAGTCACGTGATTTAACTACGGCGGACAGCACGCCGTTTGTCGTCGGTCGACGTTGCAACCATGAGTGCACCGAACCTGAACGAAAGCGA includes these proteins:
- the POL5 gene encoding DNA-directed DNA polymerase (EggNog:ENOG503NV4D; BUSCO:EOG09260M44; COG:K), which codes for MSSTLALFWGLTAVEKKARLEASDNLVNALVAQQDTSLRAPRIEPPALLHIDAEDEEAQAAEERLDQYTSGDVSYSIRRLVRGLASPRENARLGFAVALSELLQRLPGMHAHDVLILLLKHTVVRGNMSGQEARDLHFARLFGIYALVRSGILYADNASLTTFQRSFQVLLAIAAYKSWLSEPSGYVLVQALEPLAKDAMSRPSWADEAIHWSADRICTNKDLSPEKLALFITFQRIDPGLAMEPRIVPPLKSEHLLAASNLPVIARALKEAAPLQVDGDKGAHGPGTWTTHLPFVWNMLLDTYFSVPDASPPNTAPFADFFRIVVDETLFANSASPERKSWGFQVLHKALERAPADVLPFLFTPNLMRTWINQLTEKNRLLHSMAQKTVTYVSEAVKRNPTAGLALVTQLLGEHGRQNFDRVTHTKTIESILSSLDESGIRRYLAYLRGVAYAPAPGDDEKLVTSHRQWVCDQMLALVRSNLVPRMQKWVEDVLLFFAAFGYFAVAKTPKGGWDEILTAPAAPFSKETRTLCQMRLQACLAELKGPNQAEQPWLLAVQAMHAKMWKDDTHFSPTVDDAVKARIEGGTTVLRSVGKAAEKTSKEDVKTRMHAFTALLAAVMLVTYEDDAASPDLVAPLVDAAKSLFPEKKSKREARQEDSAVELLVDILVDLLEISSAFLRAVVSRTFAVFSASISAASLDHLVAQLGVNAEGAGEEMVDEGYEEVEEDENEDDDDDDDNDDDDNDDDNDNDNDDDNDSHDDDTHNDQVDPILRSRIEEAFRASGMVESDEDDAFDDDQMTQLDDKLAEIFKQHSNSRRKESEVIQRDTALFHNKILDLLEIYAKEQSASPLLVRLAAPLFALARGHGDTTPQVATRASQILRSRVCRPKEQVRGDIDAPHLLTELEHTLAFLRTSQDAPLTELGGAVCQFYTKVLLRNDDAQLPEIVKAYDATLRDFLQRKASPVRPAFLLDTIRRFSVLGWALRQPLLDGSRYNFAARTYRQVQDVNMLLVVLQQQCTAETRHASVPIILAFIAKVRDSILDTIRAAVEPTEESMNAQRLKEVLRFALQAVRITARIVSGEKDATGTMTSCWPPAALQDTLAQLQRSPRFSSSTSLHGLLKEMLAVVQRTGTSEALQKNKKRAPATDAAPHDDRPKAAKRAKPQGP
- the MIH1 gene encoding protein-tyrosine-phosphatase (BUSCO:EOG09262FE3; EggNog:ENOG503NX7V; COG:D), which produces MVTILSSPQIAAAAWSSDEGDHSTLSPVARDNAAVQELDHSFGSSMSISSLDSPERAAERRATLAVLAEDPFGACDTALWPANKPMLNILAKSSPHAMEISSPAAPELGSRASQDIIACAQRRVACVRRSATLHTSMSLLRTMSSADPACEQDSSPTDGPPAKRRLSTFRTVQDVSFGCGDSERVSRDAGPSSSRHTRSRSTALCWSHPEISPLCSSRKIAPTVTLSPAAEVSGDASWLLHAEPSKRACLVSSHPAASPGGMAGYFFDPQSPQYTASVAPPTPCFSRPFSPPRSPCSPMHNATLLAPSPIIACRSDVYKDPARPPIVEMDGVMMDAPHDPQRGSPVRASARRRTPGFALRRTQTSLPNNKENVMPSAPLPARSLSPVLPGFGTFEMDKKALPCFPVKSDGLMRISPTTLRTLLQGGFEDRVRGYQVVDCRFPYEHQGGHIPGAINMSTVEHVQRHFLTPGYGMHAANPMPMRTQSGMPDCHGDTRKFVLIFHCEFSWKRAPSLALALRQIDRAMGCDYPKCHFPDVYILQGGYADFYKTYPDVCEPSAYVPMDDPRYVRDRSAELTGFRRQFSRNRSFAYGDEHFSALSVLSSRPNFSSTLFRAEQQQPVAAQAAPLTEEPNTLDVPNAARDTSFSSAGDSSFEGDVSYSPCAAAEFRRPAQLPDLPHARPFVRRALLRAETTPNAVRSASHVPSV